CACACTTCCGTTGTACCCGGCGATGTGCATACTCGCGGCGGCGTGGCTTGTCGATCTCGCGGCGAGCGGAGAAACGAAGCCGGCGGGCGCCTTCCTGCATCTGACGCGATTCTGGTTCGGTACCGGGCTCGTCGTCCTGATCGCACTCGGCGCACTGGCGCTCTCACCGTCCTGGTGGGGACAACTTGGCTGGTGGGCAAGCAACCTGGCGGGGGAGACATCGCCCCGCACAAGCTGGTGGTTGGTCGTGCCGATCGTCTTCATGCTGGTGCTTTTCTTCGCAGCGGGTCGGCGGCTTGAGCGGATGCGAGCGGTTGATTCGATCTGCTTCGCGGCGGGCGCGGCGATCATCGGCTTTGGGTTGCTGCTCGGCGCGGTCGCACCGGTGGCGCTCATGCTGCCGACCCGGGTTGTGAAGGCGAGCGGCGCGCAGGGCGTGGATTTACCGGTGACGATGAGCGGGTACACCGAAGACAGCCTGATATTCCTGACGCGCGGGCGTATTCAGAAAGAGGACAACTCGGTGGCGGGGCCGAGAGTACGGATTGTGAGCGGGCGTGAGGAACCGAGCGCTGATGAGCGGAATCGCGCGATCATCCTGCGCGGATTGAATATTGCCAAGGGACGGTGCGAGACGGTGTTGGTCGTGCCGCCGGAAAAGGGATCGAGTCAGGTTGGCGAGAGCGTTCGATGACCAACGTCTCGCAACATCTTCCAACCCCGTTCGGGCTTCTCGTCGTCGACAAGCGAGAAGGATTCACCTCGATGGACGTGTGCGCCATCATTCGGGCGCGGCTCCGGCGGGGCGGCGCACCCAAGCGCATCAAAGTCGGGCACGCGGGCACGCTCGATCCGCTGGCAACGGGTGTTCTGGTGGTGCTGGTCGGCAAGGCGACGCGCGCGGTCGGCGAACTGATGGCGACGGAGAAGGAATATTCGGCGACGGTGGACTTGTCGCGCACTTCGACGAGCGACGATCTCGGCGGTGAAGTGTCAAACGTGCAAATCGAGGCAGTTCCGGACCGCGAAACGGTCGAACACGCACTCGAGGCTTTTCACGGCGACATCATGCAGTTGCCACCGCAGTTCTCGGCGATGAAAGTGGGGGGAGAGCGGGCGTACAAGCTGGCGCGCGAAGGAACGCACGCGCCGCTCGCGCCGCGCCCCGTCCGGATTCACGCGATCAACATGACCTCGTACCACTGGCCGCTGGCAGAGATTCATGTCCGCTGCGGCAAGGGCGTGTACATTCGGAGTCTGGCACGGGACTTGGGAAAATCTCTCCGCTGCGGAGGGCTGCTCGCATCGCTGCGCCGGACGCGTGTCGGCGCGTACGAAATCGGGATGGCGCGCACGCTCGATCAGTTGCCGCAAGTCTTGACGCAGGAACACCTAGCGCCTCTCCCTTAGGTTTGCTCTTGGACGGCGAGCGCTTTGAGAATTGCGATCGAGAGTTCGGTGTTGGCGCAGACGCAGCGCACGTTTCCGCCCGAAAAAAGAATAGAGGCTTGCAGCGCCGGGATTTCCAACACGCCGTCATCGCGAACGATCGATTCGAGTTCGTGCGGCAGGTCTGTCGCACGCGCGTGCAGCTCGCGGCGCGTGCCTCGATGAACCACAAAGACGTTTGGAACCGAGTGCTCGGCGAGCAGGCCCGCGAGAGCCCGCAATCTCGGGTTCGGCTCGCGGGTCTGGTTCAATCTTCGTCGTCCGCTTCGCGCGATGCCGCGGCATCAACGGGATTCGCTCCGGCGCTCGGATCGGACGGCATCGCGGTGCCGGGGACAACTCCCGGGACCCAGATGTCAGAAATTGCCTGGCCATCGACGACTCGCCGGAGGAGCAGATAGATTATGGTGCAGCCGGAAAAGATCACGCTGAAGGCGTACGCCGCGGCGATCAGTAGCGGGAGCCCGATCCAGAGCCGCAGGAACCATTCGGCGGCGCCGGACGGAGTTGCCAGAGGATCGGAAAAAAGGCGGGGAGGCTGTTTGGCCCATGCGCTCGCGGCGGCGACCGCGAAGGAAGTGATTCCCGACGAGACAGCGACTGCCGCGGCGACTGCGAGCATCCCGACCATCACGGTCAGGATGACATAGAGCGCGTAGCGGAGAGGACGAGCGGGAACGTAGGCGAATGCGCGCTGCATGGCTTCGATCGCATCCGCGTCCTCGCAGGCAACAGCAGGAACAAGGAGGGGCGAACCGAGGACGGTGAGGACGATCAGCGCGACGGCGAGCGTCGCACCGAGGAGCGCAAGGACGAAGAGCACGGCGCCGATGATCTGCGTCCACGCGAACGAAAAGAGAGCCCAGCCGGAGGCGGCGATCGCGAGCCAAACCAGAGCCGCGATGAGGAGGGGACCGGCGAAGCAGAGCAGAAGAGAGTGCCACCTCTTGAGTGAGAAGCCGAGAGCTTCGACCCAGGAGATGCGTACGCCGTGCGCGAAGTCGCACGCGGCGATTCTCGCAATTGCACCGCCGGCAATGAGGAGCACGGCGATTGAAAGGATGCCGATGAGCGAACCCCACGAGAAGTAATCCCACAGGACGCGCGGGATACGCACGACCGCTTCGAAGGCGTTCTGCCACGCGGCGCCGTCCGCGCTCTGGATTCCCCGCATTCCCTCGCGCCAGAAGCCCGAAGCGCCGCGTTCGATCTCGTCGCTGAGAATCGTCCCGAGTGAAGGATCGCGGCTTGGCTGCCACAGCTTGGTGAGGTCGCCGATGAGGCTGGCGGCAAGAAGCCCGAAGAACCCGATCGTAATGCTCGCGGGTCGTAGCGCGAGCGCCGGGACTCGGAGCAGTTTGGGCCAGAGGAGGTCTTCGGTGAGATCGGCAAGCGCGACGGGCCGGCTCATCCGAGTGGCGCCGTTCTGGACCGTGGGTGGCTTGTTCATGCAGATTCCTTGTGAGCAGTCGACCGTCGGGGGGCCGAGAGTGAGCGTCCTTGCGTCTGAAGATGCTAACGCGCCGCTGCTGCTCTTGCCCCGGCCCCCTTTCGGGCCGATGATCCTGTCATGCGAAAGGCTATTTTCGAGTGGGTGAGTCTGGTTCTGGCCGTTCTGATCCTTGGGCCGGTGGCCGGGCTATTGCCGGCGATGCTGCGGTCGCCGGCGGGCTCCGGCGAGGCGACGGCCCTGACGAGCAAGGCGCCGCTCTTCGGAATCGCTCTCAGTCTTGGCGCGCTTGCCATCGCGGCGGTT
The DNA window shown above is from Phycisphaeraceae bacterium and carries:
- the truB gene encoding tRNA pseudouridine(55) synthase TruB; this encodes MTNVSQHLPTPFGLLVVDKREGFTSMDVCAIIRARLRRGGAPKRIKVGHAGTLDPLATGVLVVLVGKATRAVGELMATEKEYSATVDLSRTSTSDDLGGEVSNVQIEAVPDRETVEHALEAFHGDIMQLPPQFSAMKVGGERAYKLAREGTHAPLAPRPVRIHAINMTSYHWPLAEIHVRCGKGVYIRSLARDLGKSLRCGGLLASLRRTRVGAYEIGMARTLDQLPQVLTQEHLAPLP